Proteins from one Paenibacillus sp. J23TS9 genomic window:
- the gdhA gene encoding NADP-specific glutamate dehydrogenase: MTFLHVELPAEKKAKNYVNEVFETVCKRNPNESEFHQAVKEILDSLVPVLAKEPKYLENGIVERLVEPERMITFRVPWVDDQGIVRVNRGFRVQFNSAIGPYKGGLRFHPSVNSSIIKFLGFEQILKNSLTGQPIGGGKGGSDFDPKGKSDAEVMRFTQSFMTELYRYIGPDTDVPAGDIGVGAREIGFMFGQYKRIRSGNEAGVLTGKGIGYGGSLARPEATGYGTVYFVNEMLKDKGDSLSGKTVVISGSGNVAIYAIEKANQFGAKVVACSDSAGYVYDPEGIDFETVKRLKEVERKRISEYVIEHPSAQYFEGCSNIWTIPCDIALPCATQNEIDAEAAKLLVSNGVVAVAEGANMPSTLAAIDVFLENGVLFGPAKAANAGGVAVSALEMSQNSIRTSWTFEEVDEKLHQIMINIYNNSAKAAEQYGYPGNLVVGANIAGFVKVADAMIAQGVI; this comes from the coding sequence ATGACATTTTTGCATGTAGAGTTGCCCGCTGAAAAGAAAGCCAAGAACTATGTCAATGAAGTCTTCGAAACGGTATGTAAACGGAACCCGAATGAAAGTGAATTTCATCAGGCCGTAAAGGAAATCCTCGACTCGCTGGTCCCCGTGCTTGCCAAGGAACCGAAGTATTTGGAAAACGGCATCGTGGAAAGACTGGTTGAGCCTGAAAGAATGATTACCTTCCGGGTACCTTGGGTAGACGATCAAGGAATCGTACGTGTCAACCGCGGCTTCCGCGTTCAATTCAACAGTGCTATTGGCCCATACAAGGGCGGTCTTCGCTTTCATCCCTCTGTAAATTCCAGCATCATTAAATTTCTCGGTTTCGAACAGATTTTGAAAAACTCCCTGACAGGCCAGCCGATCGGTGGCGGCAAAGGCGGCTCCGACTTTGATCCAAAAGGAAAATCGGACGCCGAAGTTATGCGCTTTACGCAAAGCTTCATGACTGAACTATACAGATATATCGGACCAGACACAGACGTTCCTGCCGGCGACATCGGTGTAGGCGCCCGTGAGATCGGATTCATGTTCGGACAATACAAACGCATCCGCAGCGGCAACGAGGCCGGCGTCTTGACCGGTAAAGGCATTGGATACGGCGGCAGCCTTGCACGTCCTGAAGCCACCGGGTACGGTACAGTTTACTTCGTGAACGAAATGCTGAAGGATAAAGGCGACAGCCTCTCCGGCAAAACGGTCGTTATATCCGGCTCCGGCAACGTGGCGATTTATGCGATCGAAAAGGCCAACCAATTCGGCGCCAAAGTTGTCGCATGCAGCGATTCCGCCGGATATGTATATGATCCGGAGGGCATCGACTTCGAAACCGTGAAGCGGCTTAAAGAAGTAGAAAGAAAGCGGATCAGCGAATATGTGATTGAGCATCCAAGCGCTCAGTACTTTGAGGGCTGCTCGAATATCTGGACGATCCCTTGTGACATTGCACTTCCTTGTGCAACGCAAAATGAAATCGACGCAGAAGCTGCGAAGCTGCTCGTTTCCAATGGTGTTGTAGCTGTAGCAGAAGGTGCCAACATGCCTTCGACACTGGCAGCCATCGACGTATTCCTGGAAAATGGCGTGCTCTTCGGACCAGCCAAAGCAGCCAATGCGGGCGGCGTAGCCGTATCCGCGCTGGAAATGTCCCAAAACAGCATTCGTACCTCCTGGACTTTCGAAGAGGTTGACGAGAAGCTGCACCAAATCATGATTAACATCTACAACAACAGCGCCAAAGCAGCTGAACAGTACGGCTATCCAGGTAACCTGGTGGTCGGTGCCAACATTGCCGGCTTCGTTAAAGTGGCTGATGCAATGATCGCTCAAGGCGTGATCTAA